A segment of the Parasynechococcus marenigrum WH 8102 genome:
AGCACCTGGAAGAACTCATGATCCACCAACCGCACGAAACGCACCGGGTGTTCACTACGACGGATGAGAACGCGGTCCTCAGGCCAGACATAGCAACCAGCACTGCCGTCCACCACCATCATCAGACGTTCAGGAGTCGCCGGGAACACCGTCACCGGTTCACGGTCGCTGAACACCAGCGCGCGGGAGGCCAGGGAATGGGGAGCGATCGGCGTCAGCTGCAGCACCGGACAATCGGGTGAAATCACTGGACCGCCGGCACTGAGGGCGTAGGCCGTCGAGCCGGTGGGGGTGGAGAGGATCACGCCATCGGCAGCGATATCCACCGGCGCATGACGCCCAATGGCGATCTCGAAGTGACACATGCTGGTGAGCGGCTCCCGGTGCAGTGCCATCTCGTTGAGCGACAGAGCTTCCCAGCGGCGCTGGTCCCCTCGCATCACACTCACCACCAGGTTGCTGCGCTCCTCGATCGTCCACTGCTCGGTGAGCACCACCTCCAGTGCCCGGTCGAGATCGCCGAGATAAGCCTCCGCCAGAAAGCCCAGATGGCCGGTGTTGATGGTCAGGATCGGAACCCCCACCGGTGCGGTCTGCCGCGCTGCCGACAGCACCGTGCCGTCACCGCCCAGCACGATCGCCAGGGCCATGCTGTTGTTGAACCCCTCCGGCACGCAGGCGCTGTAGCCCAGCAAGCGGAGATGCTGATCCGGATTGGCGAAGCCCACCATGCCACCGGAACTGCTGGCGCGAACCACCGCGTGGCCAGCCAGCTCCAACCGTTGCTGAATGGTGTCTGCCGTCTGCACCGCCAGCGGCTTGCCGTCATTCACGATCAGTCCGATCCGGGGCACTGACCGCTGCAACTAAGGCTTATTCAGCTTATGGGAGTCAGAACTGTTCGAGGAAGCGCAGATCGCTTGTGTAAAGCCGGCGGATGTCATCAATGCCGTGACGCACCATGCAGAAGCGTTCAACGCCGAGACCTGCAGCAAAGCCGCTGTAGCGCTCGGGATCGAGGCCGAGACCTTCCAGCACAGCGGGATCAACCATGCCGCAGCCCATTACCTCCAGCCATCGTCCCCTCCATTGCACGTCCACCTCGGCTGAAGGCTCCGTGAACGGGAAGTAACTGGCCCGGAAACGCACCGGCAGATCACCGAAGAAAGCCTTGAGGAAGGCCATCACCGTGCCGCGCAGGTGGCTGAAGTCGAGTCCCTCATCAATGGCCAGCACCTCCACCTGATGGAAGACCGGCGAGTGGGTGGCATCGACGGCATCGCGTCGATACACCCGTCCAGGGGCGACGATGCGCACCGGTGGGGGGTTCTGTTCCAAGTGGCGGATCTGCACCGGTGAGGTGTGGGTCCGCAGCAGCAGATCACCCTGCAGGTAGAAGGTGTCCTGCATGTCCCGGGCTGGATGATCCTCGGGAATGTTCAGCGCCGTGAAGTTGTAGTAGTCCTTCTCCACCTCGGGCCCTTCGGCAACGCTGTATCCGAGGCCGAGAAACAGATCGACGATCTCCTCGGTGGTGGTGATCAAGGGGTGGCGATGCCCCATCGGGATCCCCGACGCCGGCGCCGTCACATCAATGCTTTCGCGGGCGATGCGTTCCGCCATCGCCGCCTGCTTCACCGCCGCAAGACGCTCAGCCAGCAGGCTCTGCACCTGGGTTTTGAGCACATTGGCCCGCTGACCCACCAGCGGTCGTTCACTGCCCGGCAGCTTGCCCATGGCCCAGAGCACCCCCGAGATCCGTCCCTTTTTGCCCAGCAGACCTACCCGCAATTGTTCGAGGGCTGCGGCATCGGAGGCCTCGGAGATTTCGGTTGTGGCCTGCTGCTCGAGCGCATCCAGCTGATCGGTGAGCTGCTGCAGGGTGACCGGGGCGCTCACGGGCCTGTGGCTAAAGGCAACTGACTGTAAGCAGCCAGCCCGCTTAGGTTCCCCCCACCCACCAGCCAAGCCATGCGGGTCCTGATCAGCAATGACGATGGCGTCTTCGCCGAAGGCATCCGCACCCTGGCGGCGGCGGCCGTCGCCCGCGGCCACGACGTCACAGTGGTTTGCCCGGATCAGGAGCGCTCCGCCACCGGCCATGGCCTCACGCTGCAGACCCCCATCCGGGCTGAGCGGGCCGATGAACTGTTCGTTCCTGGCGTGACCGCCTGGGCCTGCTCCGGCACACCGGCGGATTGCATGAAGCTGGCCCTGTTCGAACTGGTGAAGGACAAACCTGATCTGGTGCTCTCCGGCATCAACCACGGCCCCAACCTGGGTACCGATGTGTTCTGCTCCGGCACCGTCGCTGCAGCGATGGAAGGAACCCTGGAGGGCATTCCATCGATGGCGATCAGCAGCGCCTGCTTCCAGTGGCGGCAGTTCCAGGCCGGCGCCGAATTGGCAGTGGAGGTCGCCGAACAGGCCTTGGCGGATCAATGGCCGGAGAACCTGCTGCTCAACCTCAACATTCCCCCCTGCAATCGGGACGCCATGGGCCCGCTGCGCTGGACCCGCCTGTCGATCCGCCGCTACGACGAGCAGTTCAGTTCCCGGGTGGACCCGCGGGGTCGGGCCTATTACTGGCTAGCCGGTGAAGTGGTGAACGACCTGGAGTCCGCCGGTGAAGGTCCGCGGGACTGGCCCAGCGATGTGGCCCAGATCCATGCCAACAGTCCATCCCTGACCCCGATCCAACCCGATCTGTTCTGGCGGGGATCCCTCAGTGGACTGCCGCAGCTGAAGCTGAAGGATCAGCTGGTGCGATAGATCCGCTGCAGCAACCACAGCGAGAACAGCAGGCCGATCAAGTGGGCGAACAGCACCTGGGTGTTGCTGAGCACCGACAGCATCTCCAGGGAGGTGATGGCCAGGTTGTCCGCCATGCCACGACCTCCGATGGCGATGCCAGGCGTCTGCATCGACGCCTGCACAAACAGGCTGCCGGCCAGGGCCTGATAGCCGATGGCCGCGAACACAAGACCCAGCAGGTCTGCGATCAACCCCCGTTTGATCAGGCGAGCGGTTTCCCCGCGACTTGGCCTGGCGCCGCTGTCGATCGCCCGACCGGTGCGCACGATCAACCAGCCCTGCCACAGGCTGTAGAGCAGCACCAGGAAAGCCAGGGTCGTCAGAGAGAGGCCAGGGCCAAGGCCGACGGCGCGCTCTGCGTTTCGGGCCAGGCTGCCGCCCACGTTGTTGAACAGCAGCACCCCCACCACCACGACGCCGAGCACCACCTGAATCCAGAAGCGGATCCAGCCCATTCGGCGCACGCCGAAGGACAGCTGCTGGAAATCAAGGCGATCCGCCATGGCTGGGGGGTCAGTCGTCCAAACTTGC
Coding sequences within it:
- a CDS encoding NAD(+) kinase yields the protein MPRIGLIVNDGKPLAVQTADTIQQRLELAGHAVVRASSSGGMVGFANPDQHLRLLGYSACVPEGFNNSMALAIVLGGDGTVLSAARQTAPVGVPILTINTGHLGFLAEAYLGDLDRALEVVLTEQWTIEERSNLVVSVMRGDQRRWEALSLNEMALHREPLTSMCHFEIAIGRHAPVDIAADGVILSTPTGSTAYALSAGGPVISPDCPVLQLTPIAPHSLASRALVFSDREPVTVFPATPERLMMVVDGSAGCYVWPEDRVLIRRSEHPVRFVRLVDHEFFQVLRNKLGWGLPHIAKPDKG
- the pheS gene encoding phenylalanine--tRNA ligase subunit alpha, which codes for MSAPVTLQQLTDQLDALEQQATTEISEASDAAALEQLRVGLLGKKGRISGVLWAMGKLPGSERPLVGQRANVLKTQVQSLLAERLAAVKQAAMAERIARESIDVTAPASGIPMGHRHPLITTTEEIVDLFLGLGYSVAEGPEVEKDYYNFTALNIPEDHPARDMQDTFYLQGDLLLRTHTSPVQIRHLEQNPPPVRIVAPGRVYRRDAVDATHSPVFHQVEVLAIDEGLDFSHLRGTVMAFLKAFFGDLPVRFRASYFPFTEPSAEVDVQWRGRWLEVMGCGMVDPAVLEGLGLDPERYSGFAAGLGVERFCMVRHGIDDIRRLYTSDLRFLEQF
- the surE gene encoding 5'/3'-nucleotidase SurE encodes the protein MRVLISNDDGVFAEGIRTLAAAAVARGHDVTVVCPDQERSATGHGLTLQTPIRAERADELFVPGVTAWACSGTPADCMKLALFELVKDKPDLVLSGINHGPNLGTDVFCSGTVAAAMEGTLEGIPSMAISSACFQWRQFQAGAELAVEVAEQALADQWPENLLLNLNIPPCNRDAMGPLRWTRLSIRRYDEQFSSRVDPRGRAYYWLAGEVVNDLESAGEGPRDWPSDVAQIHANSPSLTPIQPDLFWRGSLSGLPQLKLKDQLVR
- a CDS encoding DUF3611 family protein — its product is MADRLDFQQLSFGVRRMGWIRFWIQVVLGVVVVGVLLFNNVGGSLARNAERAVGLGPGLSLTTLAFLVLLYSLWQGWLIVRTGRAIDSGARPSRGETARLIKRGLIADLLGLVFAAIGYQALAGSLFVQASMQTPGIAIGGRGMADNLAITSLEMLSVLSNTQVLFAHLIGLLFSLWLLQRIYRTS